TCCCTGGCCTCCAATCCCAGCCACCTGGAGGCGGTCGACGCCGTGGTGGTGGGCAAGAGCCGCGCCCGCCAGGATTATTACGGCAGCGGCGGCGAGGCGGTTCTTCCGGTCCTCATTCACGGCGACGCGGCCTTCGCCGGCCAGGGCATGGTCGCTGAAACCCTCAATCTCTCGCAACTTGAGGGCTATGCCGTGGGCGGCACCCTGCACATCGTCATCAACAACCAGATCGGCTTCACCACCGCGGCCCCCGAGGCGCGCTCCACCTATTACGCCACCGATGTCGCCAAGATGCTGCAGGTTCCCGTGTTTCACGTGCACGGCGAGGATCCCGAGGCGGCGGTGCATGCCGCGCTGCTGGCCCTCGATTATCGCAACCGCTTCGCCAAGGACGCCGTGCTCGAACTGATCTGCTATCGCCGCCAGGGACACAACGAGGGCGACGAACCTGTTTTTACCCAGCCGCTGATGGTGGAGAAGATCAAGGCCCGCCCACCCGTGCATGAGCTCTATGCCCGGCGTCTGGAGGAGGAGGGCGTGGCGCGGCACGAGGTGGAGGCCCTGTCCGCCGCGATTCTCGAAGGGCTGGAGAAGGCCCTGGAAGGTCGACAACCCCAGCCCGACGGCGGCTTTCACGGCAAATGGAAAGATATCCGGCGCGAATTCAGCCATGCCGACGCGGTCGAGACCGCCGTGCCGGCCGAGCGGCTGCGCGAGCTGGCCGCGCGGCTGGCGCGGGTGCCGCGGGATTTTGTCCTGCATCCCAAGCTGGAGAAGTTTCTCGAGCAGCGTCACATGGCGGTGGAAAAAGGTGAGGGCATCGACTGGGCCAACGCCGAGGCCCTGGCCTTCGCCAGCCTGCTCGCCGAAGGCCACGCCGTGCGCCTCTCCGGGCAGGACTCGCGGCGCGGCACCTTCAGCCAGCGCCATGCCGCCCTCTTCGACATGGAAAGCGGCACGCCCTATCTGCCCCTTGCGACCCTGGCGGCCGGGGGGGCGCGTTTTGATTGCTACAACAGCATGCTCTCCGAGGCGGCGGTGCTGGGCTTCGAGTACGGCTACGCCATCGAATCGCCCCAAGGGCTGGTCATCTGGGAGGCCCAGTTCGGTGATTTCGCCAACGGCGCCCAGGTCATCATCGACCAGTTCATCGTCTCCAGCGGCAGCAAGTGGGACCGCATGTGCGGGCTGGTGATGTTTTTGCCCCACGGCTACGAGGGTCAGGGCGCCGAGCATTCCAGCGCGCGCATCGAGCGGTTTTTGCAGTTGTGCGCCAACGACAACATCCAGGTGTGCTATCCCTCGACGCCAGCTCAGTTTTTTCATCTGCTGCGGCGCCAGCTCAAGCAGCCCTTCCGTCGTCCCCTGGTGGTGTTCACGCCTAAGAGCCTGCTGCGGCATCCGGCCTGCCGCTCAAGGCTTGCCGAGTTGAGCGCGGGGCGTTTTCGCGAAATCCTCGCCGATGCGGACGTCGCCGCGGAGCGGGCGCGGCGGGTGCTGGTGTGCAGCGGCAAGATGTTCTTCGACCTGGCCGAGCGCCGCGCCGCGCTCCAGCGCGAGGATGTCGCCCTGATCCGCGTCGAGCAGCTCTATCCCCTGCGTCGCGACCTGTTGGCCGAGGTGCTCAAGCCTTACGCGCAGGTGTCGGAGATCTTCTGGGTGCAGGAAGAACCGCGCAACAACGGCGCCTGGGCCTTCATCGCCCCGCATCTGGCGCGCGTGCTGGGCCGCCACGTGGGCTACATCGGGCGGCCCGAGGCGGCCGCGCCGGCGGTGGGCAGCCATCGGTTGTTCAAGGAGCAGCAGGAAGAGTTGCTCGAAGCGGCGTTCGGTTCGGGAAAAGCAACCACGAATAGGCACGAATGAGCACGAATTTCTGGTGTTCTTGAGGCGTGACCGGTTTTTCATGCATGGTCGGCCGCTGCGGCATCCTGGTCGGTGAAAAAGCGTCTTCATAGTTTATTCGTGTGGATTCATGGCTATAAAAAGGAGTGGTCATGGAGATTAAAGTTCCCGAGGTGGGGGAGTCGGTGTTCGAGGCGCAAATCGCCCAATGGCATAAAAAGGATGGCGAAAAGGTGCGCGAGGGCGATCTGCTCTGCGAACTGGAGACCGACAAGGTGTCCTTGGAGCTCAACGCCGATGGCGACGGCATCCTGCGCATCGGCGCCAAGGAGGGCGAGACGGTCAAGGTCGGCGCCGTCATCGGCACCATCGAGGAAAGCGAGGAGGCGGCTTCGGGCGAGTCGGAGCCGAAGGAAGAGCCCAAGAGGGAAGAAGGGAAGAAGGAAGAACAACCCGCAGCCAAGGCCGCCCTGGCGCCCGCGCCCGAGAAGACGCGGGCCGAGAAGGCCGAACCTGAGAAAGCCGAGACAAAAGTGACGCGGGAACAGCCGCGGGCCGAAGCGGCCGCCGCGGAAAGCGCCGAGAAACCGGCCGCGTCCGCAAAGACGAAGGATGATGAGCGCGTCACCCGCCGGCCCATGAGCCCGATTCGCAAGCGCATCGCCGAGCGCCTGCTCGCCGCGCGTCAGCAGACCGCCATGCTCACCACCTTCAACGAGGCCGACATGAGCCGCGTGCTGGCCCTGCGTCAGAAGCACCAGGAGAGCTTCGTCAAGCGCCACGGCGTCAAGCTCGGCCTCATGTCCTTTTTCGTCAAGGCGAGCGTCGAGGCCCTCAAGGAATTTCCCGAGGTCAATGCCCAGATCGACGGCGACGATCTCGTTTATCACCATTACTACGACATCGGCATCGCCGTGGGCGCCGAAAAAGGCCTGGTGGTGCCGGTGCTGCGCGGCTGCGAGGGGCTGAGCTTCGCCGAGATCGAGCAGCAGCTTGCCGCCTACGTCGAGAAGATCAAGAACAACAAGCTCGCCTTGGCCGATCTCGAAGGGGGCACCTTCACCATCACCAACGGCGGCGTCTACGGTTCCATCAATTCCACGCCGATTCTCAACCCACCGCAAAGCGCGGTGCTGGGCCTGCACGCCATTCAGGAGCGCCCCGTGGCGCGCGCCGGAGAAATCCTCATCCGCCCCATGATGAACCTGGCCCTCTCCTACGATCATCGCATCATCGACGGTCGCCAGGCGGTGGGCTTTCTCAAGCGCATCAAGGATTTGGTGGAAGAGCCCGAAGAGATGCTGCTGGAGATGTGACATGGATACCCACAGCAAGGTCATCGGCTATGTTCTGTGGATTTTCGGCTTCATGGGCGCGCACCGCTTCTATTATGGGCGGCCCATCAGCGGCACGATTTATTTCTTCACCCTGGGCCTGTTGTTCATCGGCTGGATCATCGACCTGTTTCTCATCCCGTCCATGGACCGCAGCGCCGATCTGCGCTTTACCCCGGGGCCGGTGGATTACAACGTCGCCTGGGTGCTGCTCACCTTCCTGGGTATTTTCGGCATCCACCGCTTTTATCTCGGCAAGTGGCCGACCGGTTTGCTCTATCTACTCACGGGCGGGCTGTTTCTGCTCGGCATCATCTATGACTACTGGACCCTCAACACCCAGATCAGCGAGGTGAACGGCGGCGCGTCCCGTTGAGGCGCGGCGCCGGCAGCCTCGCGGGAGAGCCCGCCATGAATCTTGTCTGTCTGCTCGGCAGTCCCCGGCCCCGGGGCAACAGCACCAGCCTGGCCCGTCATCTCTGCGAGAGCGCAGAGCATCTCGGCGCCGACGTGCGGGTGTTCGCCCTCAACGAGCTCGATTATCGCGGCTGCCAGGCCTGCTATGCTTGCAAGCGCAAGCTCGATCACTGCCTTCTCGACGATGATCTGCGCGAAGTGCTGGCCGCGGTCCTGGCCGCCGATGCCCTGGTGCTCTCCTCGCCCATCTATTTCGGCGACATCAGCGCCCAGCTCAAGGGCTTCATCGACCGCACCTTCAGCTATCTGGTGCCCGACTACTACGCCAATCCCCAGCCGAGCCGCCTGCCGCCGGACAAAAAACTCGTCATGATCCTCACCCAGGGCGTGGCCGACGAGCAGGTGTTCGCCGATGTGTTTCCGCGCTACGAAGGTTTTCTCAAGTGGGAAGGCTTTGCCGAGAGCCGTCTGATTCGTGCCTGCGGCGTGACGCCCGCCACCCGGCCGGACAAGCTTGGGCCCTGGCTGGAGCAGGCGCAGGCGGCCGCGCGCTGGTTGATGGGCGCGCCCTAGCCGAATCCGGCGTTGCTTACACCCCTGTCTTGATACGGACAGCCCTGATGCGGATATGTCTATTTTCGGCGGCGCTGGTTTTTTGGCTCGCGCTTGCGTGGAGTCTGGCGCCCGCTCCGGCGCGCGGCGCGAAGCCCGAGGCCCTTGCGCCCCTGGTGTTGCAGCTCAAGTGGTCCCATCAATTTCAGTTCGCCGGTTATTACGCGGCTCTTGAACAAGGCTATTACCGAGAAGCCGGGCTGGAGGTTGAGTTGCGCGAGGCGCAGCCCGGCCTGGATCTCGTCGCCGAACTGGTCGAAGGACGGGCCGATTATCTGGTGAGCGGTCCCAACGCCTTGCTGGCCCGCGCCAGGCAGCAGCCGGTGGTGGCTCTGGCCGCCATTTTCCAGCACTCTCCCCTGGTCCTGGTGGCCCGCCGGGACGCGCGGATTCTCTCGCCGGCCGATCTGGTCGGCCGCCGCGTCATGTTCATCCCCGAAAGCGATTCGGAGTTTCTCGCCATGTGCCGCAACGAGGGCGTCGCCCTCGACGGTCTGATTGCGGTGGCGCACAGCTGGGATATCCGGGATCTGGCCGATGGCCGAGTCGACGCCATGAGCGCCTATCTCACCGATGTCCCTTTCCTGCTGCAACAAGAAGGGGTGCCCTTCACCATCCTGCGTCCGCAGACCTACGGCATCGACTTTTACGGCGACGGCCTCTTCACCACGGAACGGGAAATCGCCAGACATCCCGCGCGCGTCAAGGCGTTTCGCGAGGCCAGCCTGCGCGGCTGGGACTACGCCCTGCGGCATCCCGAGGAAATCGTCGACCTGATTCTCGCCAAATACTCCCGGCGCCTGTCCCGCGAAGCCCTGCTCTTCGAGGCGCAGGCCACGCGCGAGCTGATCCTGCCCCATCTGGTCGAGATCGGGCACATGAATCCCGGGCGCTGGCGGCATATCGCCGACACCTACGCGGCTTTGGAGATG
This window of the Geoalkalibacter sp. genome carries:
- the odhB gene encoding 2-oxoglutarate dehydrogenase complex dihydrolipoyllysine-residue succinyltransferase — protein: MEIKVPEVGESVFEAQIAQWHKKDGEKVREGDLLCELETDKVSLELNADGDGILRIGAKEGETVKVGAVIGTIEESEEAASGESEPKEEPKREEGKKEEQPAAKAALAPAPEKTRAEKAEPEKAETKVTREQPRAEAAAAESAEKPAASAKTKDDERVTRRPMSPIRKRIAERLLAARQQTAMLTTFNEADMSRVLALRQKHQESFVKRHGVKLGLMSFFVKASVEALKEFPEVNAQIDGDDLVYHHYYDIGIAVGAEKGLVVPVLRGCEGLSFAEIEQQLAAYVEKIKNNKLALADLEGGTFTITNGGVYGSINSTPILNPPQSAVLGLHAIQERPVARAGEILIRPMMNLALSYDHRIIDGRQAVGFLKRIKDLVEEPEEMLLEM
- a CDS encoding 2-oxoglutarate dehydrogenase E1 component — encoded protein: MPFVHNVDPRWIEDLYRRWRQEPAQVSEDWRAFFAGFALAEESGVCPRSCVDPEFALKQSGVQSLIYRYRDIGHLLACTDPLNPCPIRHPLLDLANFGLTTADLDTVFHTRRFHKPHATLREILEVMQQTYCRSVGVEFMHIQDPDERQWLKDRMEGTRNRPAFSPEEKRTILEQLLRAGLFEQFLHRKFLGQKRFSLEGAETLIPVLHSLVTAANRRDIRDLVLGMAHRGRLNVLANIFHKPLETIFAEFQDNLQYAFVGDGDVKYHKGFSCDIPPVGRHGLHLSLASNPSHLEAVDAVVVGKSRARQDYYGSGGEAVLPVLIHGDAAFAGQGMVAETLNLSQLEGYAVGGTLHIVINNQIGFTTAAPEARSTYYATDVAKMLQVPVFHVHGEDPEAAVHAALLALDYRNRFAKDAVLELICYRRQGHNEGDEPVFTQPLMVEKIKARPPVHELYARRLEEEGVARHEVEALSAAILEGLEKALEGRQPQPDGGFHGKWKDIRREFSHADAVETAVPAERLRELAARLARVPRDFVLHPKLEKFLEQRHMAVEKGEGIDWANAEALAFASLLAEGHAVRLSGQDSRRGTFSQRHAALFDMESGTPYLPLATLAAGGARFDCYNSMLSEAAVLGFEYGYAIESPQGLVIWEAQFGDFANGAQVIIDQFIVSSGSKWDRMCGLVMFLPHGYEGQGAEHSSARIERFLQLCANDNIQVCYPSTPAQFFHLLRRQLKQPFRRPLVVFTPKSLLRHPACRSRLAELSAGRFREILADADVAAERARRVLVCSGKMFFDLAERRAALQREDVALIRVEQLYPLRRDLLAEVLKPYAQVSEIFWVQEEPRNNGAWAFIAPHLARVLGRHVGYIGRPEAAAPAVGSHRLFKEQQEELLEAAFGSGKATTNRHE
- a CDS encoding TM2 domain-containing protein — its product is MDTHSKVIGYVLWIFGFMGAHRFYYGRPISGTIYFFTLGLLFIGWIIDLFLIPSMDRSADLRFTPGPVDYNVAWVLLTFLGIFGIHRFYLGKWPTGLLYLLTGGLFLLGIIYDYWTLNTQISEVNGGASR
- a CDS encoding flavodoxin family protein, translating into MNLVCLLGSPRPRGNSTSLARHLCESAEHLGADVRVFALNELDYRGCQACYACKRKLDHCLLDDDLREVLAAVLAADALVLSSPIYFGDISAQLKGFIDRTFSYLVPDYYANPQPSRLPPDKKLVMILTQGVADEQVFADVFPRYEGFLKWEGFAESRLIRACGVTPATRPDKLGPWLEQAQAAARWLMGAP